Below is a genomic region from Leifsonia sp. Root112D2.
ACCGCCGCGTCGCCGACCACTGCAACAGCACAGCGATGGCGGACTTCAGAATGATCAGCGCACAGACCGAGACCAGAACCCAGATATAACCATCCGACTCGATGCGCCCGATCAAAGGAATGTTGATGGGCTGATTCTGGACCATTCCGGTGAGCGAGACGGCCAGGAGCATCAACGCGACTACATCCAACCCGGCAAGCGCACACGAGGCGATTACATAGAACCAGAGGAAGGGCTGGGCCCGCGCCGGCAGCATCGGCATGAGCTGCCTCAGCGTCTGCCAACTGACCTTCACGTCGGATCCTCCGTCTTCGATGTTCTCAAGCGTTCTATGTTCCCATAGTCCGGCTGATCGTCCGCCCGACGAGCCGGGCCGGCGGTGCACGTTCTCTGGCCTGCGCTCAGGAGCGCAGAAACGCCTCGAGCACTCGTGCGGAGGCCTCCCCGTTGTGCACGGCCGCTATGAAAGCGGGTCCGGATGCCGCGACCGCCCGGTAGTCCTCGCGGTTCGCCAGTACATGCTCCAACACAGCTCGCAGCGTCGCGGGTGTGGCCTCGACGATCGGCACATCCACACCGTATTCACGCCTCACATGGTCGCGCACCTGCTCGTGAACGTGCCCGATCACGAGTCTGCCGGCGGCCATGGCCTGCAGCGCAACTGTTGAATAGTTGCCGATGCGGAACTGCTCGAGAACGATGTCTGCCTGGCGGTAGACATCCGGCATCTGGGTCGCGGGAACACCCTGAATTCTGCGGTACTCGATCGCCCCACTTGCGGCCAGTTGCGTGGCCGCCGGTTCGATGAGGTCCGTTCCCTTGATGACCGGGTTGCTGGGCGCGTGGATGACCACGGGCGTCTCTCGTTCCAGCGCGGCATCATCGCTCTGCCACAGCGCGGGTTCGACCACGTTCGGAAGCCAGCTCGCGTCCGGCCAGTCGAGAAGTTGTTCGGGAGTGGCAACGAATACCGGCGCATGTGATTCGACAAGCACCACCCGATTGGCCAACGCCTGTTTCTCAAGCACCGGAATCGCATCCCAGCTCTCGTCGCGGAACGGTGACCATTCATCGAGTTCTCGATGCCGACTCGGCAGGCGAAGGTCACTGCCATGGCTGAGCATGGCCACGCGAAGGCCCGCCGCGCGCAGCGCCTGCACCTCTCGAACAACCGACTCATCGAACAGGCCGCCGAAGATCGGACGCTCCGCCTCCACGATCACATGGGTGAAGCCGCGCGTGACCGCGCGAAACTGGGCGCGCTGCCACCGCGTGGAGCGCACGAAAACGCGTACCGGAACGGCGTTATCGCTGGGGAACCCGAAATCGTCGTCCAGGCGATACTGCATGCTCACAGAGCCAACGCCATCGAGCCTCTCGACGGCACGTGCCCATGCATATCCTTGCCCGGAGAAGTTGACAGGAGCGATGTACACGCGAGTCGGCGTGCTCGGTGCGGCCGGCGGCCGTGGAACATCCCGCGCGGTAAAGCCGTACTTGGCGGGGTTGAGACGCATCGCGATGCGCTCCGGAACGCGATTGATGACGCCGTCAACGGCTTTGTTGACCGGGGCCGGCCATGAGGCACGGGATCGTGCCACGCGTGCAGCAAACGAACGAATCATTGTCATCTCCTCGCAGCCTCCCCGACCACGGATGCCGCCCTGCGTGCAACAGCGGAGATATCAACGGTGTCTACAGCGACGGCCCGGATGCGCGCACGCTCCGCGTTTGTCGGCGCCGCCGACAGCACCGCCACCAACGCTTGGCTTACAGCGTCGTCGTCATAGTCAACGGCGTAACCGAGGCGATCCTTCTCGATGGCCTCACGCCCCGGACCGACGCCCGCATAGACGACGGGAACGCCACACGCGATAGCCGCGTGAATCTTGGTGGGATACGCGAAGTCGTAGCCCTGTCCCGGCTTCATACTCACGAGTCCCGCGTGCGCGGAACGAAGCCAGCTCGCGGCCTCAGACGGAGGAACCACCCCGTGGAATTCGACCGCGGAGAGCTTCAGTTCACCCGCGAGACGCACGAGTTTGTCGCGCGCGCTGCCCTGCCCGAGAAAGACCAGGCGCGCATCCGGCACCGCCTGGAGCGCCTTCGCAAAGGCTCGCACGAAGATGTCCGCGCCCTGCCACTCCGAGGTCGTGCCCGCGTACACGACCAAGGGCGGGGTGTCGATGCGCGGTCCGTCCGGAGTGAAGATCGTCGTATCGATGCCGTTGCGAATCACGCTCACGCGGTCGTGGCCGCCCAGCTCGCGCACTCGTACGGCGACGCCGTCGGTCACGGCGATAACGGAACGAGCACCACGAAGCGCGAACGACTCGAGACGCCTGACAATGCGCACAACGAATGCGGGAGCGCCGGTCGACTCCGAGGCGTCAGACCAAATATCTGCCGCGTAATAGACATAGGGCGTGCGCCGGATCGCCGCGGCAATGCGCACGATGAATCCCGTTGTGGGTGGCGGCTCTGTGACAATTACGTCGCTGCGTCGCCCGAAGAGCACCCGAAAGAAGAGGGGAATATCGAAACTCATGTACTGCACATAGCCGCGCACATACCCCGCAGCGTCGCGCAGCACCGGGAACCGTTTCACGCGCACCGTTGCCCTCGTGTCGGAATCCGCGTCGCCGGGCACGGTGGAGGTCAGCACCGTGACAGTATGACCGGCCTCATCCAATGCGTTCGCGAGGGCCGCGAGGCGGTATGACGCCGCCGCGGGCTCCGGCGAGAAGATGCGGCTGGCTATGGTGACGCGCATCGGCCTAGAACTCGACCGACTTGCCCGTCTTTGCGGATTCGATCACGCCTTCGACGACAGCGAGCACACGAAGGCCCTCCTCCATGGTCACGACATCGTGGCGGATGCCGAGCACCGCGTCGCGGAACGCCTCGTGCTCCACCCGCAACGGCTCGCGCTTGGGGAACGAGAACCGGGTGACGTCACCCTCGCTGACGCCGCGGAAGTTCGAGATCGACTCCCACTCGAGCGGGAAGGTGCCATTGGCATAAAAGGTGAGATCGCCGGTGGCGGTGTCGGCGACGAACGCTCCGCGCTCACCGGTGACGATGGCGACCCGTTCCTTCATCGGGCTGAGCCAGTTGACCACGTGGTTGACGACAACGCCACTCTCGAGACGGCCGGTGGCGAGCATCATGTCTTCGAACTCGCGCCCGCTCTTGTGAACCGTCTGCGCGTAGACGCTGCGATAAGGGCTCTGCACGACCCAGGCGGTGAGGTCGACATCGTGCGAGCCCAGGTCTTTGCCCACGCCGACGTCGGCGATGCGCGAAGGGAAAGGGCCCTGTCGGCGTGTGATGACCTGATAGACCTCGCCCAAGTCGCCAGCCTCGATGCGACGGCGCAGCTCCTGCAGGGCTGGGTTGAAGCGCTCGATGTGTCCGACGGCGCCCACGAGCCCTTTGACGGAGAAGGCATCGACCATGCGCTGCCCCTCCTCGACGGACTGGGAAATCGGCTTCTCCACCAGGGTGTGCACACCCGCCTCGGCGAGCTTGAGCGCGGCATCCTCGTGGAACCGGGTCGGTATCGCCACGACGGCCAGATCCAGACCAGCCGCGATGAGCGATTCGACGTCGGGAAGCACTTCGAGGTCGCCGGCCACGCCGTGTGGGTCACCGGCAGGGTCGGCAATGGCAACCAGCTCGACGCCGGGAAGCTCACGCAGCACGCGTGCGTGGTGGCGACCCATCATTCCTATGCCGATGAGCCCAGCGCGCAGATCGGCCATTATGCGCCCGCCCCTGCGAGGGCGTTCACCGCAGCGACGATGCGGTCGAGGTCGCGCTGGCTCAGCGAGGGGTGCACGGGCAGCGAGACGACCTCGGATGCCGCGCGCTCGGTCTCGGGCAGCTCGAGGCGGGGCGCGAAGCCCTTCAGCGAGTCAAGGCGGTGATTGGGTACCGGGTAGTACACGCCGCTTCCCACGTTGTACTCGCTTTTCAGCGCGGCAACGAAACCGTCGCGATCCTGGGGCACCCGAATCGTGTACTGGTGATAGACGTGCACGGCGCGCTCATCGACGGGCGGAATGACCACACCGGAAAGGTTGGCGTTCAGGAATGCGGCATTCTTCCTGCGCTGAGCGGTCCAGGCCTCGACCTTGGTCAGCTGCACGCGGCCGATGGCGGCGTGGATGTCGGTCATGCGGGCGTTGAAGCCGACGATCTCGTTCTTGTATTGCGCCTCCATGCCCTGATTGCGCAGCAGCTTGACGGTGCGCTCGATCTCGGGTGTGGCGCAGGTGACCATGCCGCCCTCGCCGCTGGTCATGTTCTTCGTCGGGTAGAGGCTGAACATGGCGAACTGCCCGAACGTGCCCACGCGCTGCCCGTCGAGTTCGGCGCCGTGTGCCTGCGCGGCATCCTCAAAGAGTGCAACGCCACGACGGGCGGCGATCTCGGTGAGCTCACGCATCTTCGCCGGGTGACCGTACAGGTGCACGGGCATGATCGCCTTGGTCTTGCCCGTGATCGCGGCCTCCACGGCGACCGGATCGAGCGAGAAGTAGTCCGGTTCGATGTCGGCGAAGACCGGCGTGGCTCCCGTGAGCGCGACAGAGTTCGCGGTGGCCGCGAAGGTGAACGACGGCACGATGACCTCATCACCGGGGCCGACTCCGGCAGCCAGCAGCCCGAGGTGCAGACCCGAGGTACCCGAATTCACCGCGACGGATGCCCGCCCACCGACCATCACATCGGCGAACTCACGCTCGAAGGCCGCAACTTCAGGCCCTTGAGCGACCATGCCGGAACGCAGAACGCGATCGACCGCGGCGCGCTCGTCGTCGCCGATGATCGGCTTTGCGGGCGGAATGAACTCGTCAGTCATGGGTGGCAACCTCTTTCAATGCGCCGTCGGTCTCTTCATATCGTGTCGCGGTCTGCGGGCAGACCCAGTGGCCGGCCTCTTCGATCAGGCGTACGCCAGCCTTGCCGACCCAGCCGATTCGCCGAGCGGGAACGCCGGCCATGAGGGCAAAGTCGGGAACGTCCTTCGTGACGACGGCACCAGCGGCCACCGTGGCCCAGGCGCCGATCGTGACCGGCGCAACACACACCGCACGAGCGCCGATGGCCGCACCATCGTGAATGGTTACGCCAACCGACTCCCAGTCGTGCGCGCTCTTGAGCGAGCCATCCGGGTTGATCGCCCGCGGGTACGTGTCATTGGTCAGTACGACAGCGGGCCCGATGAACACGCCTTTGCCGAGCACAGCGGGCTCATACACGAGCGCATAGTTCTGCACCTTGCAGTTGTCGCCCATGACAACGCCTGTGCCGATGTAGGCACCACGACCCACAATGCAGTTCACGCCGAGGCTGGCGTCTTCTCGAACCTGGGCGAGGTGCCAGATTGCGCTTCCCTCGCCAATGTCTGCGCGCTCGGAAACGTCTGCGGATGGCGCGACGCGCGCGTTGACATGAATGCTCAATTGGGCTCCTTGCACCTCAGGAGTCTCGGCAGGGTGCCCAATAAGACTAATGCCTTCTGCAACAATGGCCATATGACAGAGGCCGTTTCGCAGGAGCCCGCCGATGCCGTCGAACCCGATCACGAGACGTGGATCGTCATTCCCCTCTACAACGAAGCGAGCGTCATCGGGGGCGTCGTTTCGGAGTTGTCGGCATACTTCGACCACATCGTGTGCATCGACGACGGTAGCACCGACGGCTCGGCCGAGGTTGCTCAGGCGGCCGGCGCACGGGTGATCCGGCATCCGGTGAATCTCGGGCAGGGGGCGGCGCTGCAGACGGGCATCTCCTACGTCGTCTCCCAGCCGGGTGCGCGCTACATCGTCACCTTTGACGCCGATGGCCAGCATCGCATCGAAGACGCTCTCGGGATGCTGCGAGTGGCGCGCGAACACGACCTTGCCATCGTCTTCGGCTCGCGCTTTCTCGATGACCGAACGCAGCCCGGCATCGCCAAGAAGATCATTCTCAAGACGGCGGTGTGGGTCACGAACCGCACAACGGGGCTGCGCCTGACGGATGCGCACAACGGACTGCGCGTCATCCGGGTGGATGCGGCTCGCCTGATCGACCTGCAGCAGGATCGCATGGCGCACGCCACCGAGATTGTCCTGAAGCTGGGGCGCACCAAGCTTCCGTGGGAGGAGTACCCCGTTGAGTTGCTCTACACCGACTATTCGAAGGCCAAGGGCCAGTCCATTCTCAACTCGGTGAATATTCTCGTCGACCTGTTGGTGCGTTAGAGGAGTCGGAGACACTCATGTGGATTCAAATCATTCTCGTCATCGCCGTCGTGGTGATTGGTCTGGCGCTCGCGCGGCCCTCCGGCGGCGACAACCACCTCGCACTACGACGCCTGTTCATGGTCGGTTTCATCGTGATCGCCGTTGTCTCGATCCTGTTTCCACAATGGCTCTCCTGGGTGGCGAAGCTGGTCGGGGTGGGCCGGGGCACCGACCTGTTGCTTTACGCCCTTGTGCTCGCGTTCCTCATTTACGTCTCAACGGCGTATCGCCGCAATGTGCAGCTGAACCGTAAGCTCACGGCTCTCGCCCGCGAATTGGCACTCGCCGAGGCCCGGGTTGAAGATGCCGCAGCGAGCACGACGAACACGCCAAAGGATTCGACGGACTAGTCGGCGCAGGCCGTGATCTTGTAGAGCACGGAGTCGCCCTGCCTGTCGATCTCTTTCGCGACACCGTCTTTGGCAACATCCAGCAGGCCGACGAAGCCGGATGTGCTGTCGAGCTGCACGTTCGTCTTGCCCGCGTCCCGTGAGTACGTGCCGAAGTCGAGCAGGTATTCGACGTGCAGCGCACGAACAGCCGGGCACACCGTAGGATCGGTCAACGCCTGGTTCAGCTTGAGGTTGATGAGCGGAGCGCGGGTATCGATGAGCGAGCTGAAGTGCGGATTGAGCACTCTCCTGTTCGCCAACGCGTAGGTGAATGCCGTTCCCGTCCACGGATTGCCCACGATCATGGCGTCGGCCGGAACCTCGGTATCAAGGCGATCAATCAGCGTGCGCTCGTCGGTGGAAAGCAGGGGCGAGTACGGCCTCTGCGCATAGGTGTTGTTGGCCGACACCACTGCCGCGCGCATGGCTATCCCCTGCGTGCTGACGACGAGGAGCAGCAGCGCGGCGACCACGCCGATCCACACCGCCGCAGGTCTTGCTGGTGCGGAGACTCTGGAGGTCAGGAACGGCCAGACCCGCTTCACGACGAAGCTCCAGATTGCGACGGCGCCGAAGACGGCCACCGGCAGACCGACCATGATCAGCAGCGCTGCAAGCCGCGGCGGGTCGCGGTAGAACAGGCCGACAACGAGGGCGCGCACCCGCCAGGACGGCATTGCGACGGCCACCGCGAACATGAACGCGCCGATCGCCCACGTTCCGAGCACCCACCGCCGCCCCGGCGCACGCGCCAGATGTACGAAACCGACCAGGGTGAACACCGTCAGCGCAATGGCGACCGGCGTTCCCTTGACCGAGTAGGTGACGGACTCGAACGCGGCCCCGAAAATGTTCGTATAGGTGATCCACGGCGTGTTGTCGCCCAACCGGCCTATGACGACCCAGGCGACGGCGAAAACACCGAGACCTACCACCACGAGAGCCCAGCTGACGATGCGGCGCATCTTCGATGCAGGGGCACGTGTAAACGCGATGACCCGCGTGATGATGAGCGGAATGGTGAAGGCGAACCAAGCGAAGACAACGGATGGCTGCGCGAGTCCGATCGCGGCGAGCACGGCGGCCAGCAACACCGCCCGCTCGATCAGTCGGGGCCACATCGGGCGCGAGAATCCGACGATCGAGAAGCCCAGCGCGAGAGCGAGCGGCAGCATTGCCAGAGCCAGAAAGTAGGGGTACAGCACGCCGTAGTTGAGCATGAGCATCGGGAAGGCCGGGAATGCGGCGCTCACCGTGCCCGCGATGACTATTGCGGCACGACTCCCGGGGATCAGCGTGCGCATGAGCAGTACACACGCGGCCGGCCAGACGAGCGCGGCGATGGCGATGCTGCTCAGGTTCACGATGACCGGGATGCCCGCTCCCGTGGCGATCGACGCAAGCGAGACGAAGTCGTGCCAGGCCGCCGGATAGAAGCTGGATGTTCCCGGGGGCAGCACGAGGCCGGAGATATGCCACGAAGAAGCGTTGCCGGTGTCCTCGATGAACCGCACCACGTTGAGATGGAACATCGCGTCGAAGGTTTGGGAA
It encodes:
- a CDS encoding glycosyltransferase gives rise to the protein MIRSFAARVARSRASWPAPVNKAVDGVINRVPERIAMRLNPAKYGFTARDVPRPPAAPSTPTRVYIAPVNFSGQGYAWARAVERLDGVGSVSMQYRLDDDFGFPSDNAVPVRVFVRSTRWQRAQFRAVTRGFTHVIVEAERPIFGGLFDESVVREVQALRAAGLRVAMLSHGSDLRLPSRHRELDEWSPFRDESWDAIPVLEKQALANRVVLVESHAPVFVATPEQLLDWPDASWLPNVVEPALWQSDDAALERETPVVIHAPSNPVIKGTDLIEPAATQLAASGAIEYRRIQGVPATQMPDVYRQADIVLEQFRIGNYSTVALQAMAAGRLVIGHVHEQVRDHVRREYGVDVPIVEATPATLRAVLEHVLANREDYRAVAASGPAFIAAVHNGEASARVLEAFLRS
- a CDS encoding glycosyltransferase family 4 protein: MRVTIASRIFSPEPAAASYRLAALANALDEAGHTVTVLTSTVPGDADSDTRATVRVKRFPVLRDAAGYVRGYVQYMSFDIPLFFRVLFGRRSDVIVTEPPPTTGFIVRIAAAIRRTPYVYYAADIWSDASESTGAPAFVVRIVRRLESFALRGARSVIAVTDGVAVRVRELGGHDRVSVIRNGIDTTIFTPDGPRIDTPPLVVYAGTTSEWQGADIFVRAFAKALQAVPDARLVFLGQGSARDKLVRLAGELKLSAVEFHGVVPPSEAASWLRSAHAGLVSMKPGQGYDFAYPTKIHAAIACGVPVVYAGVGPGREAIEKDRLGYAVDYDDDAVSQALVAVLSAAPTNAERARIRAVAVDTVDISAVARRAASVVGEAARR
- a CDS encoding Gfo/Idh/MocA family protein, producing the protein MADLRAGLIGIGMMGRHHARVLRELPGVELVAIADPAGDPHGVAGDLEVLPDVESLIAAGLDLAVVAIPTRFHEDAALKLAEAGVHTLVEKPISQSVEEGQRMVDAFSVKGLVGAVGHIERFNPALQELRRRIEAGDLGEVYQVITRRQGPFPSRIADVGVGKDLGSHDVDLTAWVVQSPYRSVYAQTVHKSGREFEDMMLATGRLESGVVVNHVVNWLSPMKERVAIVTGERGAFVADTATGDLTFYANGTFPLEWESISNFRGVSEGDVTRFSFPKREPLRVEHEAFRDAVLGIRHDVVTMEEGLRVLAVVEGVIESAKTGKSVEF
- a CDS encoding DegT/DnrJ/EryC1/StrS family aminotransferase, which gives rise to MTDEFIPPAKPIIGDDERAAVDRVLRSGMVAQGPEVAAFEREFADVMVGGRASVAVNSGTSGLHLGLLAAGVGPGDEVIVPSFTFAATANSVALTGATPVFADIEPDYFSLDPVAVEAAITGKTKAIMPVHLYGHPAKMRELTEIAARRGVALFEDAAQAHGAELDGQRVGTFGQFAMFSLYPTKNMTSGEGGMVTCATPEIERTVKLLRNQGMEAQYKNEIVGFNARMTDIHAAIGRVQLTKVEAWTAQRRKNAAFLNANLSGVVIPPVDERAVHVYHQYTIRVPQDRDGFVAALKSEYNVGSGVYYPVPNHRLDSLKGFAPRLELPETERAASEVVSLPVHPSLSQRDLDRIVAAVNALAGAGA
- a CDS encoding acyltransferase, translating into MSIHVNARVAPSADVSERADIGEGSAIWHLAQVREDASLGVNCIVGRGAYIGTGVVMGDNCKVQNYALVYEPAVLGKGVFIGPAVVLTNDTYPRAINPDGSLKSAHDWESVGVTIHDGAAIGARAVCVAPVTIGAWATVAAGAVVTKDVPDFALMAGVPARRIGWVGKAGVRLIEEAGHWVCPQTATRYEETDGALKEVATHD
- a CDS encoding glycosyltransferase family 2 protein translates to MTEAVSQEPADAVEPDHETWIVIPLYNEASVIGGVVSELSAYFDHIVCIDDGSTDGSAEVAQAAGARVIRHPVNLGQGAALQTGISYVVSQPGARYIVTFDADGQHRIEDALGMLRVAREHDLAIVFGSRFLDDRTQPGIAKKIILKTAVWVTNRTTGLRLTDAHNGLRVIRVDAARLIDLQQDRMAHATEIVLKLGRTKLPWEEYPVELLYTDYSKAKGQSILNSVNILVDLLVR
- a CDS encoding DUF2304 domain-containing protein → MWIQIILVIAVVVIGLALARPSGGDNHLALRRLFMVGFIVIAVVSILFPQWLSWVAKLVGVGRGTDLLLYALVLAFLIYVSTAYRRNVQLNRKLTALARELALAEARVEDAAASTTNTPKDSTD
- a CDS encoding DUF6541 family protein codes for the protein MNWLSALLPFLAVVALLYLPGLALAAAVGARRFLLVAVAPAATVGFVAVVAIVFPLMGIRWSLLPVILATVLSALVLWAVRWLLVRRLVRGVRSEPVVGTRMRSAGWTVLAMVLGGILIATQLVVAIGQPQHISQTFDAMFHLNVVRFIEDTGNASSWHISGLVLPPGTSSFYPAAWHDFVSLASIATGAGIPVIVNLSSIAIAALVWPAACVLLMRTLIPGSRAAIVIAGTVSAAFPAFPMLMLNYGVLYPYFLALAMLPLALALGFSIVGFSRPMWPRLIERAVLLAAVLAAIGLAQPSVVFAWFAFTIPLIITRVIAFTRAPASKMRRIVSWALVVVGLGVFAVAWVVIGRLGDNTPWITYTNIFGAAFESVTYSVKGTPVAIALTVFTLVGFVHLARAPGRRWVLGTWAIGAFMFAVAVAMPSWRVRALVVGLFYRDPPRLAALLIMVGLPVAVFGAVAIWSFVVKRVWPFLTSRVSAPARPAAVWIGVVAALLLLVVSTQGIAMRAAVVSANNTYAQRPYSPLLSTDERTLIDRLDTEVPADAMIVGNPWTGTAFTYALANRRVLNPHFSSLIDTRAPLINLKLNQALTDPTVCPAVRALHVEYLLDFGTYSRDAGKTNVQLDSTSGFVGLLDVAKDGVAKEIDRQGDSVLYKITACAD